The Malus domestica chromosome 10, GDT2T_hap1 genome contains a region encoding:
- the LOC139188532 gene encoding uncharacterized protein, whose protein sequence is MLRVYVLQWKGSWDNFLPLVEFAYNNSYHSGIGMALYAALYGKTCRTPLCWTEVGKRVLVGPEIVDTTNANIQLIKRNLQKGVVRFGKRGKLSPRYVGPYQVTERIGAVAYRLELPPELSLIHNVFHVSMLQKYVPDLSHIIQLESLEVHQDASYVKELAAILDR, encoded by the exons ATGTTGAGAGTGTATGTTCTCCAGTGGAAGGGTAGTTGGGATAACTTTTTGCCGTTGGTTGAGTTTGCATACAATAACAGCTACCATTCGGGTATCGGCATGGCACTTTATGCGGCTTTATATGGAAAAACATGTCGAACACCTTTGTGTTGGACAGAGGTCGGCAAACGAGTGTTAGTGGGACCAGAGATTGTGGACACCACAAATGCTAACATCCAGCTGATTAAGAGAAACCTACAG AAAGGGGTAGTTCGTTTTGGTAAGCGAGGAAAGTTGAGTCCTCGATACGTCGGTCCCTATCAGGTTACTGAGAGAATTGGTGCAGTGGCCTATAGGCTGGAGCTACCACCGGAGTTGTCATTGATTCACAATGTTTTCCATGTTTCCATGCTTCAGAAATATGTACCAGATCTTTCTCATATCATTCAATTAGAGTCGCTGGAAGTACATCAGGATGCTAGCTATGTCAAAGAACTAGCAGCTATCCTTGATCGATAG
- the LOC114827536 gene encoding auxin-induced protein 15A-like produces the protein MGFRRPSVTHAKKILRRSFSNSSRAGSYNLADVPKGYLAVYVAENERQRFIIPVSYLNQPSCQDLLSEAEQEFGFDHPMGGLTIPCRQDIFIDIISQF, from the coding sequence ATGGGTTTCCGTCGTCCAAGTGTAACTCATGCAAAGAAAATTCTTCGGCGGTCTTTTTCAAATTCAAGTCGAGCAGGTTCATATAATTTAGCAGATGTCCCAAAAGGTTATTTAGCGGTTTATGTTGCGGAGAACGAGAGACAGCGGTTTATCATTCCTGTATCATACCTCAACCAACCTTCATGCCAAGACTTGCTAAGTGAGGCTGAACAAGAATTTGGATTTGATCATCCAATGGGTGGTCTAACAATTCCCTGCAGACAAGATATCTTCATTGATATTATTTCTCAGTTTTGA
- the LOC103445162 gene encoding auxin-responsive protein SAUR21-like: MGFRLPAVIPAKKLFRRSSSNSSEGASYNLSDVPKGYFAVYVGESEKHRFVVPISFLCQPAFQHLLSEAEEEFGFDYPMGGLTIPCRQDAFLELISRLSAV; the protein is encoded by the coding sequence ATGGGGTTCCGTCTGCCTGCTGTAATTCCTGCTAAGAAACTTTTTCGACGGTCTTCTTCAAATTCAAGTGAAGGAGCTTCGTATAATTTATCGGATGTCCCTAAAGGTTATTTTGCAGTTTATGTTGGTGAGAGTGAGAAGCACCGCTTTGTGGTTCCCATATCTTTCCTCTGCCAGCCTGCATTTCAACACTTGCTAAGTGAAGCTGAAGAAgaatttggatttgattatCCAATGGGCGGTCTAACAATTCCCTGCAGACAAGATGCTTTCCTTGAACTTATATCTCGCTTGAGTGCAGTATGA